One part of the Verrucomicrobiota bacterium genome encodes these proteins:
- the glnD gene encoding [protein-PII] uridylyltransferase, whose translation MSKSHLDKVLRHAEERLISSPKSKPSDLLELYKKFLRMEEHRLRIQHRGGGSGREICTGRANLIDVILRHIFNGAQEYLKEKLPATDIPKISLIAVGGYGRGELCPCSDVDIMFLHNGTSRKLPPYVDEVIQQVLYMLWDIGFKVGHATRSLTDSIAHANEDMQSKTAMIESRIIDGDQELFQTFRELLVQKCVKPYVAEYIRWRIEDQKERHLKFSNTVFVQEPNIKNGCGSLRDVQNVRWVAFFKFGLTSFTKMQEKAWLSASERKQLDAAYDFLLRVRNELHYRTGRANDVINLSQQGKIADAFDYMQHTVLRRIEVFMRDYYTHARNIYNICKLLDERLELESQEVKKTAFNFLARRRKRSESVDGFNIRKDIIMAESTSIFREDPFRMIRVFLYMQQRHVAMDPAMKTLIRARLGLVDRSFRYSGVSRETFFEIIGNKGQVGPILRAMHEVDFIGRYIPDFGKLTCLVQHEFFHRYTADEHTLKCIDKLDQVINANNPPFSKYTEIFQKTENPKIIYLALLLHDSGRAMNSRHHSDQSAKNAMHLSKRFKLTSHERQQLVLLVDNHLTMSEFARKRDLYDITVIEEFCRIVRDQETLDMLHLLTFADAQAVNDGVGQDWWELSHWQLYHAASKYFTGNFNLIEQADDEKAKLREEVEESFQSGTKEDTALQISAHFELMPTRYFMARTAEQLSSDMQLIQSFLNKQYNPKEDPLSPVFHWTHLTNAGHSRVAICTWDRESLLMKIAAAFTLAELNILNAAIYTRSDDIVLDSFRVCTTRFEAATNPRDIKQVETTLNRALTEDDYDIEEKVLKFKEKQPAQEPLPERFPQKIIINNDLSQDFTVVEIQTADRMGLLYDILHVFSRRNINLSLAKIATEKGAAIDTFYVLDKRDQKITDEKVIAKLKQTLEKLLINE comes from the coding sequence GTGAGTAAAAGCCATCTCGACAAAGTATTACGCCACGCAGAAGAAAGACTGATCAGCAGCCCTAAAAGCAAACCTTCCGATCTTCTCGAACTCTACAAAAAATTCCTCCGCATGGAAGAGCACCGGCTCAGGATCCAGCACAGGGGGGGCGGCTCCGGGCGCGAGATCTGTACGGGGCGCGCTAACCTGATCGATGTCATCCTCCGCCATATTTTTAATGGCGCCCAGGAATACCTCAAAGAAAAACTCCCTGCCACTGACATCCCAAAGATCAGCTTGATCGCCGTCGGCGGGTACGGGCGGGGTGAACTGTGTCCGTGCAGTGATGTAGATATCATGTTCCTCCACAATGGCACCTCACGCAAATTACCCCCTTATGTCGACGAGGTGATCCAGCAGGTTCTTTACATGCTTTGGGATATCGGGTTCAAAGTCGGACACGCCACCCGTTCACTCACGGATTCGATCGCTCATGCTAATGAGGACATGCAATCCAAAACGGCCATGATCGAGTCCCGTATCATCGACGGGGACCAGGAGCTCTTCCAGACATTCCGTGAGTTACTGGTGCAGAAATGTGTCAAACCCTATGTCGCCGAATACATCCGCTGGCGGATCGAGGACCAGAAGGAGCGCCATTTAAAATTCAGCAATACCGTATTTGTCCAAGAGCCCAATATCAAAAACGGGTGCGGGAGCCTGCGGGACGTCCAGAATGTCCGTTGGGTGGCCTTTTTTAAATTTGGACTTACTTCATTCACCAAAATGCAGGAAAAGGCGTGGCTTTCTGCCTCTGAGAGGAAACAACTCGATGCGGCCTACGATTTCCTCTTGCGGGTCCGTAATGAATTACACTACCGCACAGGCCGGGCCAATGATGTGATTAACCTCAGCCAGCAAGGCAAAATCGCCGACGCATTTGACTACATGCAACATACCGTCCTGCGCCGGATAGAGGTATTTATGCGGGACTACTATACGCACGCCCGGAATATCTATAATATCTGTAAATTACTCGATGAACGGCTCGAACTTGAAAGCCAGGAGGTCAAAAAAACGGCCTTTAACTTCCTCGCCCGGCGGCGTAAACGCTCCGAGTCCGTGGATGGCTTTAATATCCGGAAGGATATCATCATGGCCGAGTCCACCTCCATTTTTCGTGAAGACCCCTTTCGGATGATCCGGGTCTTCCTTTACATGCAGCAGCGCCATGTCGCCATGGATCCCGCCATGAAAACCTTGATCCGGGCAAGACTCGGCCTCGTGGACCGCTCTTTCCGGTATTCGGGTGTCTCACGGGAAACATTCTTCGAAATCATCGGCAATAAAGGCCAGGTCGGGCCCATCCTCCGGGCCATGCACGAGGTTGATTTTATTGGCAGGTACATCCCCGACTTTGGTAAGCTCACCTGTCTGGTCCAGCATGAGTTCTTCCACCGTTACACCGCCGACGAGCACACACTCAAATGTATCGATAAACTCGATCAGGTCATCAATGCGAATAATCCCCCGTTCTCGAAGTACACAGAGATTTTCCAAAAAACCGAAAACCCAAAAATCATCTACCTGGCCCTGCTCTTGCATGATTCCGGACGCGCAATGAATTCCCGGCACCACTCCGATCAGAGTGCGAAAAACGCGATGCACCTGAGTAAAAGATTTAAGCTCACTTCCCACGAACGCCAACAGCTCGTCCTGCTGGTGGATAACCACCTGACCATGAGTGAATTTGCCCGTAAACGTGACCTCTATGACATCACGGTCATCGAGGAATTCTGCCGGATCGTACGCGACCAGGAGACCCTCGACATGCTCCACCTCCTGACCTTCGCCGATGCTCAAGCCGTTAATGACGGGGTCGGGCAAGATTGGTGGGAGCTGAGCCACTGGCAGCTCTATCATGCTGCTTCAAAATATTTTACCGGGAACTTTAATCTCATCGAGCAGGCTGATGACGAAAAAGCCAAGCTCCGGGAGGAGGTCGAAGAATCTTTCCAGAGCGGCACAAAGGAAGACACGGCGCTCCAAATCTCCGCTCATTTTGAGCTCATGCCGACCCGTTATTTCATGGCCCGGACAGCTGAGCAACTCTCCAGCGACATGCAGCTCATCCAGAGTTTCCTAAATAAACAATATAACCCGAAGGAAGATCCCCTCTCCCCCGTATTCCACTGGACACACCTCACCAATGCGGGGCATTCACGTGTGGCGATCTGCACATGGGACAGGGAGTCACTCTTGATGAAAATCGCCGCTGCCTTTACCCTCGCGGAGTTGAATATCCTTAATGCCGCTATCTACACCCGCTCAGATGATATTGTATTAGACTCGTTCCGTGTTTGCACGACTCGTTTCGAGGCGGCGACAAACCCCCGGGACATCAAACAGGTCGAGACGACATTGAACCGGGCCTTGACCGAGGATGATTATGACATCGAGGAGAAAGTCCTGAAATTCAAGGAGAAACAACCGGCGCAGGAACCCCTTCCAGAACGTTTCCCCCAAAAAATCATCATCAATAATGATTTATCCCAGGATTTTACTGTTGTAGAGATACAAACCGCTGACCGCATGGGGCTCCTCTATGATATCCTCCATGTCTTCTCCCGCCGGAATATTAATCTCTCCCTAGCTAAAATCGCCACGGAAAAAGGGGCAGCCATCGATACCTTCTATGTCTTGGACAAACGTGACCAGAAAATCACCGACGAGAAAGTCATCGCTAAACTCAAACAAACTCTTGAAAAACTTTTGATCAATGAATAA
- a CDS encoding cobalamin-dependent protein (Presence of a B(12) (cobalamin)-binding domain implies dependence on cobalamin itself, in one of its several forms, or in some unusual lineages, dependence on a cobalamin-like analog.) codes for MSKQNTLDSDRIATTSDSLDTPITSDPVCSPVVASPTHPVHPKGKNARILFSSVFGPYAQDDEYGSRSINPMELYHNQVTRVQGPFSLRMFHRSWGIMMIQNNLEAPCVLLDFPSLERFTREIQENDYDIIGITSIYPNILKVKKMCELIRQYQPQAKIVIGGHIANVAGLKDRVGADYTVQGEGIIWFRRFTGQDDSTKVKHPIIVSGLKAHTAGIKISEKPEDTAAVIIPSVGCPLGCNFCSTSAMFGGKGRFINFYETGDDLFSVMEQTEQALNTQSFFIMDENFLFHRNRALRLLDLMIEHNKSWSLYVFTSANVLQSYTIEQLIRLGVSWVWMGIEGEDSRYTKLKGIDSRKLVSNLQSHGIRILGSTIIGLENHTPENIQDVIDYAAAHDTDFHQFMLYTPVSGTALHREMSEKGRLKSEEEVPPNDIHGQYRFNYHHDHIKDGQESKYLLQAFETDFAVNGPSIVRVGHTLLKGWIRYRNHSDQAIRKRYQREGKELFTTFAALTSAIMVYYKKSPALHHRMKEQLKGLHKYGGLKAHLYSLAGRFYLLPKIRSEERKLNNGITYEPPTYYEGNEAFMRAICLAGPSHSKDMPARAAAVAVAPRPK; via the coding sequence ATGTCGAAGCAAAATACCTTGGATTCAGATCGTATTGCCACCACCTCTGATTCGCTCGATACTCCTATCACCTCAGACCCTGTTTGTAGTCCTGTAGTGGCCAGCCCCACCCATCCGGTTCATCCCAAAGGCAAAAATGCCCGTATCCTTTTCTCCAGTGTTTTTGGTCCTTACGCCCAAGACGATGAATACGGGAGCCGCTCCATTAACCCCATGGAGCTCTACCATAATCAGGTCACTCGGGTGCAAGGTCCTTTTTCATTAAGGATGTTCCACCGCAGCTGGGGCATCATGATGATCCAAAATAATCTGGAAGCTCCCTGTGTCCTCTTGGATTTCCCGTCCTTGGAAAGATTCACCCGCGAGATCCAGGAAAATGACTATGACATTATCGGGATCACCTCGATTTATCCGAATATCCTTAAAGTCAAAAAAATGTGTGAATTAATCCGCCAATACCAGCCGCAAGCCAAGATCGTCATCGGCGGACATATCGCGAATGTCGCCGGGCTCAAAGACCGTGTGGGGGCCGATTATACGGTGCAGGGCGAGGGCATCATCTGGTTCCGTCGGTTTACCGGACAGGATGACTCGACCAAGGTCAAACATCCGATCATTGTCTCGGGGTTAAAAGCCCATACAGCCGGGATCAAAATCAGTGAGAAACCCGAAGACACCGCCGCCGTGATCATTCCTTCCGTGGGTTGTCCCTTGGGTTGTAATTTCTGCTCCACATCCGCCATGTTTGGCGGCAAAGGCCGGTTTATTAATTTCTACGAGACCGGGGATGACCTTTTCTCCGTGATGGAGCAGACCGAGCAAGCCCTGAATACCCAGAGCTTCTTTATCATGGATGAGAATTTCCTTTTCCACCGCAACCGCGCCTTGCGCCTGCTCGACCTCATGATCGAACATAATAAATCATGGAGCCTGTACGTATTCACCTCCGCCAACGTCCTCCAGAGTTATACGATCGAGCAGCTCATCCGCCTCGGGGTCTCATGGGTCTGGATGGGTATCGAGGGCGAGGACAGCCGTTATACAAAGCTCAAAGGCATCGACAGCCGTAAACTCGTCTCGAATCTCCAGTCCCACGGCATCCGCATTCTGGGGTCGACAATTATCGGTTTAGAAAATCATACCCCGGAAAATATCCAGGATGTGATCGACTATGCCGCCGCCCACGACACGGATTTCCATCAATTCATGCTTTATACCCCCGTGTCCGGCACAGCACTCCACCGCGAAATGAGTGAGAAAGGCCGCTTAAAATCGGAGGAGGAAGTCCCCCCAAATGATATCCATGGCCAATACCGTTTTAATTATCACCATGACCATATCAAGGACGGTCAGGAATCAAAATATCTCCTCCAAGCCTTTGAAACGGATTTCGCCGTCAACGGCCCGAGTATCGTCCGTGTAGGCCACACTCTCCTCAAAGGATGGATCCGCTACAGGAACCATTCTGATCAGGCCATCCGCAAACGTTACCAACGCGAGGGTAAAGAGCTTTTCACCACTTTCGCGGCCCTCACGTCCGCTATCATGGTTTATTACAAGAAAAGCCCCGCCCTCCATCACCGGATGAAAGAACAACTCAAAGGTCTGCACAAATACGGCGGCCTCAAAGCACACCTCTACTCACTGGCCGGTCGTTTTTACCTCTTACCAAAGATCCGTTCCGAGGAAAGAAAACTCAATAACGGGATTACTTACGAACCCCCCACCTATTACGAGGGTAATGAAGCCTTCATGCGCGCAATTTGCCTCGCAGGTCCGAGCCATAGCAAGGATATGCCCGCCCGTGCCGCCGCCGTGGCCGTGGCCCCCCGCCCAAAATAA